One genomic segment of Desulfatirhabdium butyrativorans DSM 18734 includes these proteins:
- the csx7 gene encoding type III CRISPR-associated RAMP protein Csx7, with the protein MDFTALRNKVRIEANLTFETAFHIGSGKEGDLATDMGVLKDAQGWPVLPGSTIKGCFRATAERLSSWLGMTACLMDSALSEVQCIGDPDVFRKQLDAYQNLRTERRKLEWLERHSCAICRFFGSPLQASRIFFSDGILQNWEGTYQIRDGVAIDRDSHTARPKLKYDFEVVPRETVYLLTFDIENPTEQELALTAAVVSDWQSGFRLGGFGSRGLGAARLENVNIQAVDFTVAEQRKAYLMKRTWQPAKDLLENALETVLSASSAERGGISC; encoded by the coding sequence ATGGACTTCACAGCCCTTCGCAACAAGGTCCGCATTGAGGCCAATCTGACGTTCGAAACTGCATTTCATATCGGCTCCGGAAAAGAAGGGGATCTGGCAACCGACATGGGGGTGCTCAAGGATGCCCAAGGGTGGCCGGTGCTTCCAGGCTCCACCATAAAAGGTTGTTTTCGGGCCACCGCCGAACGCCTCTCATCCTGGCTGGGCATGACGGCCTGCCTGATGGACAGCGCCCTTTCCGAGGTGCAGTGCATCGGCGATCCTGACGTTTTCAGGAAGCAACTCGATGCCTACCAGAACCTCCGAACCGAACGCCGCAAACTGGAGTGGCTTGAACGGCATTCCTGCGCCATCTGTCGTTTCTTCGGCTCGCCGCTGCAAGCTTCCCGGATTTTCTTTTCCGATGGTATTCTGCAAAACTGGGAGGGCACCTATCAGATCCGGGACGGGGTGGCCATCGACCGGGATTCGCATACGGCACGGCCGAAACTGAAATACGATTTCGAAGTGGTGCCCAGAGAGACTGTTTATTTGCTCACATTCGACATCGAGAACCCCACGGAACAGGAGCTTGCCCTGACGGCAGCCGTCGTGTCCGACTGGCAAAGCGGTTTTCGGTTGGGCGGGTTCGGCTCTCGCGGGCTTGGGGCGGCCAGACTGGAAAATGTAAACATCCAGGCGGTGGATTTCACCGTCGCGGAACAGCGGAAAGCCTATCTGATGAAACGAACCTGGCAGCCTGCAAAAGACCTTCTCGAAAATGCCCTCGAAACGGTTTTGTCGGCATCCAGCGCCGAAAGAGGAGGCATCTCATGTTAA
- the csx7 gene encoding type III CRISPR-associated RAMP protein Csx7 — protein MLKRLLHRASIGLRIRPIDPILIKSGVPTVSGSDMTFVTTYRFGEPVPYLPGSSLKGVIRSYAETICRSLRSDPPPVCLPYVKPGEESDGEARQASCGLRIEKYLKDQDVDAIPSADAYRLYCPACRIFGAHQFIGRFATADAYLINPNSRGAFLSERRDGVAIDRLTGGAAGGAKYDLEVLTKGEFETTIELQNFERWQLGLLGLVLRDMSDGLVRIGMGKSRGLGRIQVELDRFDIVSYGHPMTRLQGLAGRCTDAEVSRYGLFPETEVGAELPKGRREGLRYVHDILDSWQTILEPALADFIQSIETVPWPQTIEDYTTMRRHS, from the coding sequence ATGTTAAAACGATTGCTTCATCGGGCTTCCATCGGCCTTCGCATCCGTCCGATCGACCCCATCCTGATCAAATCCGGTGTGCCGACCGTCAGCGGCTCCGACATGACCTTCGTTACCACCTACCGGTTTGGCGAACCGGTTCCGTATCTTCCGGGCAGCTCGCTCAAGGGAGTGATCCGCTCCTATGCAGAGACCATCTGCAGAAGCCTGCGCTCGGATCCGCCTCCCGTCTGCCTGCCCTATGTCAAACCAGGCGAAGAGTCCGACGGTGAAGCCCGCCAGGCTTCCTGCGGACTCCGTATCGAAAAATACCTGAAGGATCAGGATGTCGATGCCATTCCCAGCGCAGATGCCTACCGATTGTATTGCCCGGCCTGTCGTATCTTCGGCGCCCACCAGTTCATCGGACGTTTCGCCACAGCAGACGCATATTTGATCAATCCGAATTCGCGAGGAGCGTTTCTTTCGGAAAGACGGGACGGTGTGGCCATCGATCGGTTGACCGGCGGTGCAGCAGGCGGCGCCAAGTATGATCTGGAGGTACTGACAAAAGGTGAATTTGAGACCACCATCGAGCTTCAGAATTTCGAGCGATGGCAGCTCGGGTTGCTGGGGCTCGTGCTGAGGGACATGTCGGATGGACTGGTCCGGATCGGAATGGGGAAAAGCCGGGGCCTTGGACGGATCCAGGTCGAGCTCGATCGTTTCGATATCGTTTCCTACGGCCATCCGATGACCCGTCTCCAGGGGCTTGCCGGCAGGTGCACGGATGCGGAAGTCAGCCGATACGGCCTGTTCCCGGAAACGGAAGTTGGAGCCGAATTGCCCAAAGGCAGGCGTGAAGGGTTGCGCTACGTTCACGATATTCTCGATAGCTGGCAAACCATTCTCGAACCGGCCTTGGCCGACTTCATCCAAAGCATTGAAACCGTTCCCTGGCCCCAGACCATTGAGGACTACACCACAATGCGGAGGCATTCATGA
- a CDS encoding Cas10/Cmr2 second palm domain-containing protein, translating to MSEHRFVIVFDFPGIKEYVFGTDRLVEIRGASALLDRLNREDLPAIISKTLQTPQHAQKCVFAGGGAAQFILDAPEDRIMDLVRQLQGHIFQESGGQLRLVAGYAPFQDNYADALQQAFFELDRNKRQYTFGPEPVLHCGFVRECDSCSAMASCVTTYAGDTRLLCMSCHLKTRQGRRRGHWKALARYLEAVGLSAKTIEDLRPDDFEQIGARCQAKPGYTAVVYGDGNAMGKIVKTIDNEDRFRLFSETVSMSLQEACYEAIWDCCLQVNGKIPADILLLGGDDIMVYLAADTAMPFAIELAKAFERKTTERIGKDPFFRNLLQGKGFTISLGLAYGRSHTPIAILVDQAEELLKSAKQRGSGITTNDYYAPCCIDFHLASRYNQIHVKDSRSDHLTLNTARGRTLRLYGGPYTLPEAENFLNQARLLKRSGLPRSRLHRLGEAPFEGYEMGNLETLITWGRTRKEEHRNALYETLNALGCLPFPPWRETGETIDTPIVDLVSLTEWTTG from the coding sequence ATGAGCGAGCATCGCTTCGTGATTGTTTTCGATTTCCCTGGTATCAAAGAGTATGTCTTTGGAACCGATCGGTTGGTTGAAATCCGGGGTGCAAGTGCCCTGCTCGATCGCCTGAATAGGGAAGATCTTCCTGCCATCATTTCAAAAACCCTGCAAACGCCACAGCACGCCCAGAAATGCGTTTTTGCCGGCGGAGGTGCAGCTCAGTTCATTCTGGACGCACCCGAAGACCGGATTATGGATCTGGTCCGACAACTTCAGGGGCACATCTTCCAGGAAAGTGGCGGCCAATTGCGCCTGGTAGCCGGATATGCTCCGTTTCAGGACAACTATGCAGATGCCTTGCAGCAGGCCTTCTTCGAACTTGACCGCAACAAGCGCCAATACACCTTCGGTCCGGAGCCGGTGTTGCATTGCGGATTTGTTCGGGAATGCGACAGTTGTTCGGCAATGGCTTCCTGCGTAACAACATACGCTGGAGACACCCGGCTGTTGTGCATGTCTTGCCATCTGAAAACCCGTCAGGGAAGGCGGCGGGGGCATTGGAAAGCTTTGGCCCGCTACCTCGAAGCTGTGGGCCTCTCAGCCAAAACCATCGAAGATCTCAGACCAGACGATTTCGAGCAAATCGGCGCCAGATGTCAGGCCAAACCGGGATATACAGCGGTTGTGTATGGTGACGGCAATGCGATGGGCAAAATCGTCAAGACCATCGACAACGAAGATCGCTTCCGCCTGTTCTCGGAAACGGTTTCGATGTCCCTTCAGGAAGCCTGTTACGAAGCGATCTGGGACTGCTGCCTACAGGTCAACGGAAAAATCCCGGCCGACATCCTCCTGTTGGGAGGAGACGATATCATGGTGTACTTGGCGGCAGATACAGCCATGCCTTTCGCCATCGAGCTTGCCAAAGCTTTCGAGCGCAAAACCACAGAGCGCATCGGAAAGGACCCCTTCTTCCGGAACCTGTTGCAGGGTAAAGGGTTTACGATTTCCCTTGGTCTGGCCTACGGCCGATCCCACACCCCCATTGCCATCCTTGTCGATCAGGCCGAAGAATTGCTGAAGTCGGCCAAACAACGAGGATCTGGCATCACAACAAATGACTACTATGCGCCCTGCTGCATCGATTTCCACCTGGCAAGCCGCTACAACCAAATCCACGTCAAGGACAGTCGCTCCGACCACCTGACCCTGAATACCGCCAGAGGTAGAACGCTCCGTCTTTATGGCGGCCCCTATACCCTGCCGGAGGCCGAAAACTTTCTGAATCAGGCGCGTCTTCTCAAACGAAGCGGGCTGCCACGCTCGAGACTGCATCGACTGGGGGAGGCCCCATTCGAAGGCTATGAAATGGGGAATCTCGAAACATTGATCACCTGGGGTCGAACCAGGAAGGAAGAACATCGCAATGCCCTATACGAGACCTTGAACGCCTTGGGTTGCCTTCCCTTTCCCCCTTGGCGGGAAACCGGTGAAACCATCGATACACCCATCGTCGATCTGGTTTCTTTGACCGAATGGACGACCGGATAA
- the csx19 gene encoding type III-D CRISPR-associated protein Csx19, with amino-acid sequence MTVLCQWDLPRDMAGDVIAAHPFPDDAILMVFTPVEANMEPYRSDPALFGRSEEGRVFSREGELRWRRIDDFVRMVYLGERMPEDGRWTDASAQLEGLRPVLSNVLLWGIRSDLEAEWLEHQMPKRLVYPIRTAVHPRGRVKLVVENWLDEAGIARFGRYHHLEEVEGEPDHATE; translated from the coding sequence ATGACGGTTCTTTGCCAGTGGGATCTTCCCCGAGATATGGCAGGCGATGTCATTGCGGCTCATCCGTTCCCCGACGATGCCATTCTGATGGTGTTCACTCCTGTCGAGGCAAACATGGAGCCTTACAGATCCGATCCCGCGCTTTTCGGGCGGAGTGAAGAAGGCCGTGTTTTTTCAAGAGAAGGCGAGCTACGGTGGCGCAGAATAGATGATTTCGTTCGGATGGTCTATCTGGGCGAGCGTATGCCAGAAGATGGTCGATGGACAGACGCAAGCGCCCAGCTCGAAGGGCTTCGGCCGGTCCTCAGCAATGTCCTGTTGTGGGGCATTCGGTCCGATCTGGAAGCAGAATGGCTCGAACACCAAATGCCCAAACGCTTGGTCTATCCGATCCGAACGGCGGTACATCCAAGAGGCCGGGTCAAACTGGTCGTGGAAAACTGGTTGGATGAAGCCGGGATTGCAAGATTCGGCAGGTACCATCATCTGGAAGAAGTGGAAGGAGAACCGGATCATGCCACAGAATGA
- a CDS encoding RAMP superfamily CRISPR-associated protein produces the protein MNLFHLKARLLAPVLIQKNRQSNMAGGLPYIPGSTLRGAVAMSVLRKGVSPDSEGFQDIFIKRPVAFPDLVPAQPNGTGFVLPLTAISCKRHPGFRTEGHHGVGDGLAALAAAALDNQPKPQGFVCPICDQDTKPFSGFWNGQWETPSQTDIVMCYHRHTGIDRQTNTVAQSIFYVTQAMAENRKNAAGDLEDTWLTGTLWLDDAQQECLTKWLAQPIFIGADKTRGMGEVHVHVVPARESEIDIDHWNRMFQKKVGSNAKQPPPDGIYFSIDMISHAILMDAFLRPTVEWTPDFPEIEPVTRIIRRQAVHGWHAAWNMPKSQDIAVSRGSVYLFRYTGADPAGLTTYLKALARSGVGLRKPEGFGRIDICHPLHIKEWI, from the coding sequence ATGAATCTCTTTCACCTGAAAGCGCGGCTCCTGGCGCCTGTTCTCATTCAGAAAAACCGCCAATCCAACATGGCAGGGGGGCTGCCCTACATTCCGGGAAGCACCCTTCGGGGGGCTGTGGCCATGTCGGTTCTTCGCAAAGGTGTTTCACCGGATTCGGAGGGATTTCAGGATATTTTCATAAAACGTCCTGTCGCATTTCCCGATCTCGTGCCTGCGCAACCCAACGGTACCGGTTTCGTGCTGCCGTTGACAGCCATTTCCTGCAAGCGCCATCCCGGTTTCCGGACGGAAGGCCATCATGGTGTCGGTGACGGGCTGGCTGCTTTGGCGGCAGCCGCTCTGGACAACCAACCCAAACCACAAGGCTTCGTTTGTCCGATTTGCGACCAGGATACCAAGCCCTTCAGCGGTTTCTGGAACGGGCAATGGGAAACGCCGTCCCAGACGGATATCGTGATGTGCTACCATCGACACACGGGCATCGACCGGCAAACGAATACCGTGGCACAATCCATTTTCTACGTTACCCAGGCAATGGCCGAAAACAGGAAAAACGCTGCAGGAGATCTCGAAGATACCTGGCTGACCGGAACCCTGTGGCTGGATGATGCACAACAGGAATGCCTGACCAAATGGCTTGCGCAGCCCATCTTCATCGGGGCAGACAAGACCAGGGGGATGGGGGAGGTACACGTCCATGTCGTTCCGGCAAGGGAGTCTGAAATCGATATCGATCATTGGAACAGGATGTTTCAAAAGAAAGTAGGTAGTAACGCAAAACAACCTCCTCCGGATGGCATCTATTTCAGCATCGATATGATCAGTCACGCTATCCTCATGGATGCTTTTTTGCGGCCAACCGTAGAATGGACGCCCGATTTTCCAGAGATCGAACCCGTCACTCGAATCATTCGCAGGCAGGCTGTGCACGGCTGGCATGCCGCATGGAACATGCCTAAATCCCAGGACATCGCCGTTTCCCGTGGAAGTGTCTATCTCTTTCGATATACCGGAGCCGATCCGGCAGGCTTGACAACCTATTTGAAGGCCTTGGCCCGTTCCGGTGTCGGTCTGCGCAAACCGGAAGGTTTCGGTAGGATAGACATCTGTCACCCCCTGCACATCAAGGAGTGGATATGA
- a CDS encoding RAMP superfamily CRISPR-associated protein, whose protein sequence is MTHHLHLELEIRFKAGWHTGSGEGGFTIDNLVRRNSRGKPFIPASTLKGVIRQSCERLNRTLGFPEPWQVHNPTLSGAYDYRPLCEMPSPVEQIFGTHYGCGELYFRDAVTAVDDRLKPFPRSHVARFRLLRTARDQHLYSTEYSPATTLNTTIDGWHERLPSLSPTDPPYAYCLLIAGILAVDRIGGRKSTGAGWIEGGIGIRKALYKGAALDIGEAFELLDAEFYRDSMEGV, encoded by the coding sequence ATGACGCATCATCTACATCTGGAGTTGGAGATTCGTTTCAAGGCCGGATGGCATACCGGGTCCGGCGAAGGCGGCTTTACCATCGACAATCTGGTTCGAAGAAACAGTCGGGGCAAGCCGTTTATCCCCGCAAGCACCCTCAAGGGCGTGATCCGGCAAAGCTGCGAAAGGTTGAATCGTACTCTCGGTTTTCCGGAACCCTGGCAGGTCCATAACCCAACGCTTTCCGGCGCATATGATTACAGGCCCTTGTGCGAGATGCCCTCACCGGTGGAACAGATTTTCGGCACCCACTACGGCTGTGGGGAGCTGTATTTCCGGGACGCCGTAACGGCAGTGGATGATCGTCTCAAGCCGTTTCCAAGAAGCCATGTCGCGCGTTTCCGATTGCTTCGAACGGCACGGGATCAACACCTGTACAGCACCGAATACAGCCCTGCCACCACTTTGAACACCACCATCGACGGCTGGCACGAGCGGCTGCCCAGCCTGTCACCGACAGACCCACCCTATGCCTATTGCCTGCTGATCGCAGGCATTCTGGCGGTGGATCGGATCGGCGGGCGCAAAAGTACAGGCGCTGGTTGGATCGAAGGCGGCATCGGCATCCGAAAGGCGCTCTATAAAGGTGCTGCGCTGGACATCGGTGAAGCATTCGAGCTGTTGGATGCGGAATTCTATCGAGACTCGATGGAGGGTGTATGA
- a CDS encoding RAMP superfamily CRISPR-associated protein, whose amino-acid sequence MPQNEPFWNPYRLVPAKPVGNQLPPRTHERFEGHCGLLTCSVENLTPLFVGASTQGDPRLFVQRESRPVIPGSSLKGMFRSLAELVGGGCCSVRNTGGNHPSPVPNTMAKCSRINNLCITCRMFGAMESGSNARVHMGKVSFGDAMLLDETPRPKTFPVYLSSFGVRHEPFYRSPQTGTLDGACRKLYFHQPMHRETIATLPSAVRERAWKVQALLPNHRFQFTAQYHNLADDELALLLYVLHLEEDVQVTIGEEAIPLRGPLRHKIGNAKPLGMGTCHIRIERWELLPDARRRFASLQTNHIRQLEGEALETEIGRWIQGYVTDRSETMDHFRKMMIWDEADTRTFSYPTFEWFRNPNTSGLPLKRM is encoded by the coding sequence ATGCCACAGAATGAACCCTTCTGGAATCCGTATCGACTGGTCCCTGCAAAGCCGGTGGGTAACCAGCTCCCTCCTCGAACTCATGAACGGTTTGAGGGGCATTGCGGGCTTTTGACCTGCAGCGTCGAAAACCTGACGCCGTTGTTCGTCGGGGCCTCCACCCAGGGAGACCCTCGTCTGTTTGTCCAACGGGAATCTCGGCCGGTAATCCCGGGAAGTTCCCTCAAGGGGATGTTCCGTTCACTTGCCGAGCTCGTAGGTGGCGGATGCTGTTCGGTTCGGAACACCGGAGGAAACCATCCGAGTCCGGTCCCGAATACGATGGCCAAATGCTCCCGAATAAACAACCTGTGCATCACCTGCCGGATGTTCGGAGCCATGGAGTCGGGAAGCAATGCCCGGGTTCACATGGGCAAGGTTTCGTTCGGAGATGCGATGCTATTGGATGAAACGCCCCGCCCCAAAACGTTTCCAGTGTATTTGTCCAGCTTCGGTGTTCGCCACGAACCTTTTTATCGCTCTCCTCAAACCGGTACACTCGACGGCGCCTGTCGAAAACTCTATTTTCATCAGCCGATGCATCGGGAAACGATTGCCACCCTGCCGAGTGCCGTTCGGGAACGGGCATGGAAGGTTCAAGCCCTGCTGCCGAACCACCGGTTCCAATTTACAGCCCAATACCACAACCTTGCCGATGATGAGCTGGCGCTGTTGCTTTATGTCCTGCATCTCGAGGAAGATGTTCAGGTGACGATCGGTGAGGAGGCTATTCCCCTAAGGGGGCCGTTACGGCACAAGATCGGCAATGCCAAACCGCTTGGCATGGGAACTTGCCACATCCGGATCGAACGATGGGAACTGTTGCCGGATGCACGGCGCCGTTTTGCCAGTCTGCAAACCAACCACATCCGACAATTAGAGGGCGAAGCCCTGGAAACCGAAATCGGGCGCTGGATTCAGGGGTATGTGACCGACCGCTCCGAGACGATGGATCATTTCCGAAAAATGATGATCTGGGATGAAGCCGATACGAGAACCTTCTCCTATCCGACATTTGAATGGTTTCGGAATCCGAATACATCGGGCCTGCCACTCAAACGAATGTAA